In the Ensifer adhaerens genome, one interval contains:
- a CDS encoding amidohydrolase family protein, producing the protein MAWDSARGEYLIKGGAIITVDPTIGTLPLGDVLIRDGAIVDVGSALSSDSAEIVDATDMIVMPGLIDTHYHMWSSLGRSFICDDGFGYFQAKWATAEHYSAEDFYNSVMLGLAELANNGVTTVNNWSHNNRSPAHVDAELRAHRNSLLRARYSLGPPDQLPIDVVNDFTDLPRVKSEWFDDRTQFDGLVHLGVNLRAMVQSNADVFHKEMETILETGLPVCIHASQDEPNLDDAEDYESRGYLGPNFLFCHYLAATDRDRAALARTNTPLSFATHSEMKFGMPGDPRRALLAAKDANVLISLSSDATSVSPPNMFENMRFTWNLGFSATNPLGFCDVIKMATINGAVALGLGDITGSITPGKRADIILLRSKDLNMAPVTNIETAVVQAATPANVDTVIVDGRMIKRHGKLMAFDVPTIVDNAGHSALRIRKATGGILKPRFGTLGNPICC; encoded by the coding sequence ATGGCTTGGGACAGCGCGCGCGGAGAATACCTCATCAAAGGCGGGGCAATCATCACGGTCGACCCCACCATCGGCACGCTGCCCTTGGGCGACGTCTTGATACGTGACGGAGCCATTGTGGACGTGGGAAGCGCCCTCAGTAGTGACTCTGCAGAGATCGTCGACGCCACCGACATGATCGTCATGCCCGGTCTAATCGACACCCACTATCACATGTGGAGCTCACTGGGCCGAAGCTTTATTTGCGACGACGGATTTGGGTACTTCCAGGCGAAATGGGCGACCGCCGAACATTACAGCGCCGAAGACTTCTACAACAGTGTGATGCTCGGCCTTGCTGAGCTTGCAAATAACGGCGTCACGACGGTCAACAATTGGTCTCACAATAATCGATCGCCAGCGCACGTGGACGCGGAGCTGCGTGCGCACAGGAATTCCTTGCTAAGAGCTCGATATTCTCTCGGTCCCCCTGACCAACTGCCGATCGACGTCGTCAACGATTTCACCGATCTCCCTCGCGTGAAATCCGAATGGTTCGATGATCGCACGCAGTTTGACGGACTGGTCCATCTTGGCGTGAACCTCAGGGCGATGGTTCAGAGCAATGCTGACGTGTTTCATAAGGAAATGGAGACTATCCTTGAGACGGGATTGCCGGTCTGTATCCACGCCAGCCAGGACGAGCCAAATCTCGACGACGCGGAGGACTACGAAAGCCGAGGCTATCTGGGCCCGAACTTTCTCTTCTGCCACTACTTGGCGGCGACAGACAGGGACCGCGCGGCCCTAGCCAGAACAAATACCCCACTGAGTTTTGCGACGCACTCAGAAATGAAATTCGGTATGCCCGGGGATCCTCGGCGCGCTCTTCTTGCGGCGAAGGACGCGAATGTTCTGATTTCGCTCTCGTCGGATGCGACCTCAGTTTCTCCGCCGAACATGTTTGAAAATATGCGGTTCACCTGGAATTTGGGCTTCTCGGCGACGAACCCGCTCGGGTTCTGTGACGTCATAAAGATGGCCACCATCAATGGTGCGGTTGCATTGGGGCTAGGAGATATCACGGGCTCTATAACGCCTGGAAAACGAGCCGACATAATCCTTCTCCGCTCCAAGGATCTCAACATGGCGCCCGTGACCAACATCGAAACCGCAGTAGTTCAGGCGGCGACACCAGCGAATGTCGATACGGTCATTGTCGACGGTCGTATGATTAAGCGTCACGGCAAGCTGATGGCATTTGATGTCCCCACGATAGTGGACAATGCAGGGCATTCGGCGCTTCGTATCCGAAAAGCTACTGGTGGCATCTTGAAGCCACGGTTCGGCACGCTGGGCAATCCGATCTGCTGCTAG
- a CDS encoding dihydroxy-acid dehydratase, whose product MCDDKNNSGKDKGFARGLTNYGDRGFSMYLRRSFASSMGYSRQMLDRPIVGIAHSASGFNNCHRHFPEMIEAVKRGVLAAGALPIEFPTISLGEVFLSPTSLKFRNLMSMDVEEMTRAQPMDSVVLLGGCDKTVPAQLMGAASAGLPSIQLVAGPMSTSRHRGERLGACTDCRRFWQRYRAGDVDDKGIDEVEKRLASTSGTCAVMGTASTMASLAEAIGMMPAGSAAIPAVDADRLRMAEETGRIAVSLIGTDKTPKKIITEKALENGVRILMAIGGSTNAIIHLAAIAGRLGLKIDLKRMNEISDTTPVLVDLKPTGIAYMEDLHAAGGIPAVMRELKHLLHLDCETITGETIGDRIEAADPWVDRNVVKPFDRPIRDNGGLLALFGNVAPRGAIIKRSAADPNLFERTGRAVVFTSLQDLAARIDDPDLDVTPDDFLVLQNAGPLSDAAMPEAGYIPIPTKLARAGVKDMVRISDARMSGTAYGTIVLHVAPDSASGGPIGLIRNGDAISLSVRDHSIRLLVSDEELEARRAEPTIEKTPALRGYDMLYRNHVLQADEGCDFDFLQSAQES is encoded by the coding sequence ATGTGTGACGACAAGAACAACTCCGGCAAGGACAAGGGTTTTGCACGCGGTCTAACCAATTATGGAGACCGGGGCTTCAGCATGTACCTGCGCCGCTCCTTCGCTAGTTCGATGGGCTATAGCCGCCAGATGCTCGACAGGCCTATCGTCGGCATCGCCCACTCGGCGAGCGGCTTCAACAACTGTCACCGGCACTTCCCGGAAATGATCGAAGCGGTGAAGCGCGGCGTCCTCGCCGCCGGCGCCCTCCCCATCGAGTTCCCAACGATCTCGCTCGGCGAAGTATTCCTCAGTCCGACCAGCCTCAAGTTCCGCAACCTCATGTCCATGGACGTTGAGGAAATGACCCGCGCACAACCAATGGACTCAGTGGTCCTGCTCGGCGGCTGCGATAAGACCGTTCCCGCACAGCTTATGGGCGCTGCCTCCGCCGGCCTCCCGTCGATTCAGCTCGTTGCCGGCCCCATGTCGACCAGCCGCCATCGCGGTGAACGGCTCGGGGCATGCACCGACTGCCGCCGCTTCTGGCAGCGCTATCGCGCGGGCGACGTCGATGACAAGGGCATCGACGAAGTCGAAAAGCGGCTCGCGTCCACCAGCGGCACTTGCGCGGTGATGGGAACCGCCAGCACCATGGCTTCGCTTGCCGAAGCCATCGGCATGATGCCGGCTGGCTCCGCGGCAATTCCCGCGGTCGACGCGGATCGCCTACGCATGGCTGAGGAAACCGGCCGTATTGCCGTATCACTGATCGGCACGGACAAGACGCCCAAGAAGATCATCACGGAAAAAGCACTCGAAAACGGCGTGCGCATCCTGATGGCGATCGGCGGTTCCACCAACGCCATCATCCATCTCGCCGCCATCGCAGGCCGCCTCGGGCTGAAGATTGATCTCAAGCGAATGAACGAGATTAGCGATACGACACCCGTGCTCGTCGACCTCAAGCCGACCGGCATCGCTTACATGGAAGACCTCCACGCGGCCGGTGGCATCCCTGCCGTCATGCGGGAATTGAAGCATCTCCTCCATCTCGACTGCGAAACGATCACCGGCGAAACCATTGGCGACCGCATCGAGGCCGCAGACCCCTGGGTTGATCGCAACGTCGTAAAGCCGTTCGATCGTCCCATCCGTGATAACGGCGGGCTTCTTGCGTTATTCGGGAACGTGGCGCCGCGCGGCGCGATCATCAAACGCTCGGCCGCTGACCCGAACCTCTTCGAAAGAACGGGCCGCGCTGTCGTCTTCACCTCGTTGCAGGATCTTGCAGCTCGCATCGACGATCCCGACCTCGACGTGACTCCAGATGACTTCCTTGTCCTCCAGAACGCCGGTCCGCTCAGCGACGCCGCCATGCCGGAGGCAGGCTATATCCCGATCCCGACCAAGCTCGCACGTGCGGGCGTCAAGGACATGGTGCGCATCTCGGATGCGCGCATGAGTGGAACCGCGTACGGAACGATCGTTCTGCATGTCGCGCCGGATTCTGCTTCCGGTGGTCCGATCGGTTTGATCCGTAATGGGGACGCTATCTCGCTGAGTGTAAGAGATCACTCGATACGCCTCCTCGTCTCCGATGAGGAACTGGAGGCCCGGCGGGCTGAGCCGACGATAGAAAAGACTCCGGCGCTTCGAGGATACGATATGCTCTACCGAAATCACGTACTGCAGGCGGACGAGGGTTGCGACTTCGACTTTCTTCAAAGTGCACAGGAATCCTGA
- a CDS encoding NAD-dependent succinate-semialdehyde dehydrogenase: protein MYEQFGLLIDGQWRASRTGQTRPVIDPVDENVIGHLPSAGAADLNDVLTVLAREAPRWAKVSGWERSVFLRRIATEMRALSEDAVRDMSAETGKPIAEAAGEWNAAIDQFDWFADESRRIFGHVLDGRHPDVRLNVRFDPVGPVAAFTAWNFPALLPARKIAASLAAGCPVVIKPSEEAPSSTFHIAAAAIRAGLPDGVLNVVSGKSSEISAHLIASPVIRKVSLTGSVPVGKLILKQCADTVKKVSMELGGHAPVLVLEDADPVAAATACARAKFRNAGQVCISPSRFYVHESLYEPFARTMADIANGLRIGRGSDNGVEMGPMANARGRERIVGMVSDALTRGATLLAGGEIPVDRNRGFFYRPTVLGDVPDDALIMREEPFGPVAPIARFCEFDDAIKRANDVPFGLAGYVFSRSLEGANKAAEALEVGMVGVNDMLLAAAEIPFGGIKESGMGREGGQLGIFDYLEAKYIKTRVV, encoded by the coding sequence ATGTATGAACAATTCGGACTGTTGATCGACGGCCAGTGGCGCGCCTCGCGTACCGGGCAGACCCGCCCGGTCATCGACCCCGTCGATGAAAACGTCATCGGCCATCTACCCTCGGCGGGGGCCGCCGACCTCAATGATGTTTTGACCGTCCTCGCCCGAGAGGCGCCCCGTTGGGCCAAGGTTTCGGGATGGGAGCGCAGCGTTTTTCTGCGCCGTATCGCCACGGAAATGCGTGCCCTCTCCGAAGACGCAGTGCGCGACATGTCAGCCGAAACAGGTAAGCCCATTGCGGAAGCGGCAGGCGAGTGGAATGCCGCCATCGATCAGTTCGACTGGTTTGCCGATGAGTCGCGCCGCATCTTCGGTCACGTCCTCGATGGGCGCCACCCCGATGTGCGTCTGAACGTCCGCTTTGATCCGGTCGGTCCGGTCGCAGCCTTCACCGCCTGGAATTTCCCGGCCCTGCTTCCGGCCCGCAAGATCGCCGCCTCGCTCGCGGCCGGCTGCCCCGTCGTCATCAAACCCTCAGAAGAGGCACCCTCCAGCACTTTCCACATCGCCGCTGCTGCGATTAGGGCAGGTCTGCCAGACGGCGTCCTCAATGTAGTCAGCGGGAAGTCCTCCGAGATTTCCGCCCACCTGATCGCTTCGCCGGTAATAAGGAAGGTCTCGCTCACCGGCTCGGTCCCCGTCGGCAAGCTGATCCTCAAGCAGTGCGCCGACACGGTGAAAAAGGTGTCGATGGAGCTTGGCGGTCATGCGCCAGTGCTGGTGCTGGAGGATGCCGATCCGGTAGCAGCCGCAACAGCCTGTGCCCGCGCAAAGTTTCGGAATGCGGGCCAGGTGTGCATCTCGCCGAGCCGTTTCTATGTGCACGAGTCTCTCTACGAACCCTTCGCCCGCACGATGGCGGATATAGCCAACGGGCTCAGGATCGGTCGTGGCAGCGACAACGGCGTCGAGATGGGGCCGATGGCGAATGCCCGTGGCCGCGAACGCATCGTCGGAATGGTTTCCGATGCCTTGACCAGAGGGGCAACCCTGCTTGCAGGTGGGGAGATCCCGGTCGATCGCAACCGGGGCTTCTTCTATCGCCCGACAGTTCTCGGAGACGTTCCGGACGATGCGCTAATCATGAGGGAAGAGCCGTTCGGCCCCGTAGCACCGATCGCGCGCTTTTGCGAGTTTGACGACGCTATCAAGCGCGCCAACGACGTACCCTTCGGCCTTGCCGGCTACGTCTTCTCGCGCTCACTTGAAGGCGCGAACAAGGCGGCAGAAGCGCTCGAAGTTGGCATGGTCGGTGTCAATGACATGCTACTTGCCGCAGCAGAGATCCCCTTTGGCGGGATCAAGGAGAGCGGCATGGGCCGTGAGGGCGGCCAGCTCGGGATATTCGACTATCTCGAAGCCAAGTACATCAAGACGCGGGTCGTGTGA
- a CDS encoding thiamine pyrophosphate-dependent enzyme → MTILPFPDGPTHTAADRAAWLSAAGGLKAAIDAERLSTPVTMPLVEALVLGLMRQGVTKYLAIFGHGSTALADVLDAYEAQGLVRCWQFRNEVEMAHAGTALSWVYGEVGAVVTSIGPGAFQAMAASLAAASNGVGLYHLYGDETTQGEGYNMQQVPKPAQGVFAQITSLMGSAYTLHTPGALRDGLRKGATCVFHPWRPGPFYMNLPLNTQPAPVTLRLDALPDRPVFPALAPADDSPLRAAADAIRASAKVAIKLGGGSRTASRAVRKLAEAAGALVISSPGASGVLPSNHPQNMCVGGSKGSISGNWAMNEAELLIVIGSRAVCQADCSGIGWPKARHVVNINADPIDVQHYNNTIALTGDASIVADRLAEMLGAHGPDPGKAAWLEAGRAKRAEWDNFLARQASSPPLFDPVWQKPVLTQPRVIRVAADFCRRHGSLKFFDAGDVQANGFQIVEDQAPFETFTETGASYMGFAVSALLAAGIADNGRHGIAFTGDGSFMMNPQVLIDGVEHGVHGTILLLDNRRMAAISHLQHSQYGREFRTNDGVAVDYVRLAAAVSGVRALSGGEDEESLVAALEEAHAWSGLSLIHVPVYFGEDPAVGLGAYGQWNVGNWVDDVQRQYARTLI, encoded by the coding sequence ATGACCATTCTTCCGTTTCCCGACGGCCCCACGCATACCGCTGCCGATCGCGCTGCCTGGCTCAGCGCCGCTGGCGGACTAAAGGCCGCAATAGACGCGGAACGCCTCAGCACGCCCGTGACAATGCCGCTGGTCGAGGCACTGGTTCTCGGCCTGATGCGACAGGGTGTGACTAAATATCTCGCGATCTTCGGTCATGGCAGCACTGCGCTTGCCGATGTCCTCGACGCATATGAAGCGCAGGGGCTGGTGCGCTGCTGGCAGTTCCGCAACGAAGTGGAGATGGCGCATGCCGGAACGGCCCTGTCCTGGGTCTACGGCGAGGTCGGCGCCGTTGTCACCTCCATCGGTCCGGGCGCCTTCCAGGCCATGGCCGCGTCACTCGCCGCTGCGTCCAACGGCGTCGGTCTCTATCACCTTTACGGGGACGAGACGACACAGGGCGAAGGTTACAATATGCAGCAGGTGCCGAAACCGGCACAGGGCGTTTTTGCCCAAATTACCTCCCTTATGGGAAGCGCCTATACGCTGCATACTCCGGGCGCGCTGCGGGATGGACTACGCAAAGGCGCGACCTGCGTTTTCCACCCGTGGCGCCCCGGCCCCTTCTACATGAACCTGCCACTCAACACTCAGCCCGCCCCGGTGACGCTACGGCTCGACGCCTTGCCCGACCGGCCCGTCTTCCCCGCTCTCGCGCCTGCTGACGACAGTCCGCTTCGGGCCGCGGCGGATGCAATTCGCGCCTCGGCCAAGGTTGCGATCAAGCTTGGCGGCGGCAGCCGCACGGCCTCGAGGGCCGTCCGGAAACTGGCCGAAGCGGCGGGCGCGCTCGTCATCTCCAGCCCCGGCGCCAGCGGCGTCCTGCCGTCCAATCATCCACAGAACATGTGCGTCGGTGGCTCCAAGGGATCGATCAGCGGCAACTGGGCGATGAACGAGGCCGAGCTCCTCATCGTCATTGGCAGCCGCGCTGTCTGCCAGGCGGATTGCTCAGGCATCGGCTGGCCGAAGGCGCGTCATGTCGTCAACATCAATGCCGACCCCATCGACGTACAACACTACAACAACACAATCGCGCTGACTGGAGATGCCTCCATCGTCGCCGACCGACTAGCCGAGATGCTGGGGGCGCACGGGCCCGATCCAGGCAAGGCGGCCTGGCTGGAGGCCGGTCGTGCAAAACGCGCGGAGTGGGACAATTTCCTTGCCCGACAGGCCTCCTCGCCGCCGCTCTTTGATCCCGTCTGGCAGAAACCGGTGCTCACTCAACCCCGCGTCATCCGGGTTGCCGCCGACTTCTGCCGCCGGCACGGCTCGTTGAAGTTCTTCGATGCAGGCGACGTCCAGGCTAACGGTTTCCAGATCGTCGAGGACCAGGCGCCCTTCGAAACCTTCACAGAGACCGGCGCGTCCTACATGGGATTTGCAGTCAGTGCGCTGCTTGCCGCTGGGATCGCCGACAACGGGCGCCATGGCATCGCCTTCACCGGTGACGGTTCGTTCATGATGAACCCGCAGGTACTGATTGACGGCGTCGAACATGGCGTGCACGGCACGATTCTGCTTCTTGACAACCGACGTATGGCCGCCATCAGCCACCTGCAGCACTCGCAATATGGTCGCGAGTTCCGCACCAATGACGGTGTTGCCGTCGATTACGTGAGGCTTGCCGCTGCGGTGAGCGGCGTTCGCGCACTTTCCGGCGGCGAGGACGAGGAGAGCCTGGTGGCCGCGCTCGAAGAGGCGCATGCCTGGTCCGGCCTCAGCCTCATCCACGTCCCCGTTTATTTCGGCGAGGACCCCGCCGTCGGCCTCGGTGCCTATGGTCAATGGAACGTCGGCAACTGGGTAGACGACGTCCAGCGCCAATATGCTCGCACCCTGATCTGA
- a CDS encoding Gfo/Idh/MocA family protein: MSISPIRVAVIGTGRISDLHAIEYLQNPASRIVALCDREPELAATKAKQWGIDRVAIETDLDAVLARPDVDLVEILLPHHLHLGAALKAMDAGKIISLQKPMCVSLEEADQLVAAAETYDRPVKVFENFIFYPPVLKARDLIDQGAIGEPLSIRIKSNPARSATAWDVPATANAWRQKQDQAGGGPLVFDDGHHKFALAWHFMGEPDEVHAFIGDTEGPGGIRFDAQSQISFRFPGNRIGNLEIVYSPEMELATRHYAQDDRVEITGTKGVIWINGGHGRLADVPPVVLYNDGKLTEFRDIATGWEQSFVLSTRHYIDAIGSGGPPVLTARQAREILRFALAAEESARIGRPVDLRKGRSA; this comes from the coding sequence ATGAGCATCAGCCCGATTAGGGTCGCCGTTATTGGCACCGGTCGCATTTCCGATCTCCATGCGATCGAATATCTCCAGAACCCGGCAAGCCGCATCGTCGCGCTTTGCGACCGCGAGCCGGAACTGGCCGCAACCAAGGCGAAGCAATGGGGTATCGATCGTGTGGCCATCGAGACCGATCTCGATGCCGTCCTGGCAAGGCCTGACGTCGACCTGGTAGAAATCCTGCTGCCGCACCATCTCCACCTCGGCGCCGCGCTCAAGGCGATGGATGCGGGCAAGATCATCTCGCTGCAGAAGCCGATGTGCGTTTCGCTGGAAGAAGCCGACCAGCTCGTCGCCGCCGCCGAGACCTATGATCGACCAGTCAAAGTCTTCGAAAATTTCATCTTCTATCCGCCGGTACTGAAGGCTCGCGACCTGATCGACCAAGGTGCAATCGGCGAGCCGCTTTCGATACGCATCAAGTCCAATCCCGCGCGTAGTGCCACCGCCTGGGACGTGCCTGCCACCGCGAATGCCTGGCGGCAGAAGCAAGATCAAGCCGGCGGCGGGCCGCTGGTCTTCGACGACGGCCATCACAAATTCGCGCTTGCCTGGCATTTCATGGGCGAACCTGACGAAGTCCATGCCTTCATCGGCGATACCGAGGGCCCCGGCGGCATCCGCTTCGACGCCCAGTCGCAGATTTCCTTCCGCTTTCCGGGCAACCGTATCGGTAATCTCGAGATCGTCTATTCGCCCGAGATGGAACTGGCGACACGCCACTATGCGCAGGACGACCGCGTTGAGATCACAGGCACCAAGGGTGTCATCTGGATTAACGGCGGCCATGGACGGCTGGCCGATGTTCCGCCGGTCGTACTCTATAACGACGGCAAGCTGACGGAGTTCCGCGACATTGCAACGGGCTGGGAGCAAAGCTTCGTACTCTCGACCCGGCACTACATCGACGCGATCGGAAGCGGCGGGCCCCCCGTGCTCACCGCCCGCCAGGCCCGTGAAATCCTGCGCTTCGCGCTCGCCGCCGAGGAATCCGCGCGCATCGGCCGTCCCGTGGACCTCAGAAAGGGGAGGTCGGCATGA
- a CDS encoding IclR family transcriptional regulator — protein MRLLQSLTRGLEALDFLAASREPARLTDVAEALGVDKSNASHLMKTLVAAGYATQDSARRYQPTDKIARHTASRHSLIDIVSVKEAWRPVLERFVAETGECAHMAVLVGSRVWYIDKIDSSLPLKVDHPIGALAPLHCTALGKAFLAFGDAHVDGPFPSFTPRTLTTRRALDDEITRTRARGYSIDNEEFAHGIRCVARPISDDHGRMIAAVGVSGPSVRVTDERLAELGHIITSVSMPPLEKGLLHEHQPD, from the coding sequence ATGCGCCTTTTGCAATCTCTCACACGTGGCCTCGAAGCCCTCGATTTCCTTGCAGCAAGCCGGGAGCCTGCCCGGCTGACTGATGTCGCCGAGGCGCTGGGCGTGGATAAATCTAACGCATCGCACCTGATGAAGACCTTGGTCGCCGCCGGTTATGCGACCCAGGATTCGGCACGCCGCTACCAGCCGACCGATAAGATCGCCCGGCACACTGCAAGCCGCCATTCGCTGATCGACATAGTCTCCGTGAAGGAGGCCTGGCGTCCTGTGCTGGAGCGTTTCGTCGCCGAGACAGGCGAATGCGCCCATATGGCGGTGCTCGTCGGGAGTCGCGTCTGGTATATTGATAAGATCGATTCCTCGCTGCCGCTTAAGGTCGATCATCCGATCGGCGCCCTGGCACCGCTCCATTGCACGGCGCTCGGCAAGGCGTTCCTGGCATTCGGCGATGCCCATGTCGATGGCCCCTTCCCGTCGTTCACTCCCCGTACGCTGACCACACGCCGCGCGCTCGATGACGAAATCACCCGCACCCGCGCCCGCGGCTATTCGATCGATAATGAGGAGTTCGCTCACGGCATCCGCTGCGTTGCGCGTCCCATCTCCGATGATCACGGCCGCATGATCGCCGCCGTCGGCGTTTCCGGTCCCTCCGTCCGCGTGACCGACGAGCGCCTCGCCGAACTCGGCCATATCATTACATCCGTTTCCATGCCCCCATTAGAGAAAGGCCTCTTGCATGAGCATCAGCCCGATTAG
- a CDS encoding ABC transporter substrate-binding protein, with product MFSITRRSLMLAALLASAASAASPAFAQSGEVTISHYFTGELGLKAFNDQVEKFEQATGIKMKESPVGHEDFKTDILVRAAGHSLPDVFSYWAGARVDFIVKSNSLRPLDGIWVSEKLDSVVAKPIADSATLYDGKRFLVPLNYHYAGLFYNKKVLADAGMTAPPATWGEFIALCKTLKEKGIAPVALGSKSRWPAQFWFDYLLLRTAGPEYRAKLMKGEASYDDAEVVLAMSLWKDLLDQGFFVENANADDWTDAADKVARGDAAMTLMGTWITGYWNGVGLVPGQDYDFFPFPKIKDGIPNAAVGPVDGLVVSANAANPEGAEKFLAFMMSNADVQAKWAEAQGALSANVNVDPKTYNSVMQGAAKTVAEAEAFAFNYDLATAPPVAEVGLSMFTRFIDDPSKLDDILKAVAADAKTAFKQ from the coding sequence ATGTTTTCCATCACGCGGCGCTCGCTCATGCTTGCAGCGCTCCTGGCATCTGCGGCGAGCGCCGCCAGCCCCGCTTTCGCCCAGTCGGGTGAAGTCACTATCAGCCACTATTTCACAGGCGAGCTCGGGTTGAAGGCCTTCAATGATCAGGTCGAAAAATTCGAGCAGGCGACCGGCATCAAGATGAAGGAAAGTCCGGTAGGCCACGAGGATTTCAAGACGGACATTCTCGTTCGGGCGGCGGGTCACAGCCTCCCCGACGTCTTCAGCTATTGGGCCGGTGCGCGTGTTGACTTCATTGTAAAGTCCAATAGCTTGCGTCCCCTCGACGGAATCTGGGTGAGCGAGAAGCTCGATAGCGTCGTCGCCAAGCCAATTGCCGACAGTGCAACGCTTTATGACGGCAAGCGCTTCCTCGTGCCGCTCAACTATCACTATGCGGGACTGTTCTATAACAAGAAGGTGCTTGCCGATGCGGGCATGACGGCGCCGCCGGCGACCTGGGGAGAGTTCATTGCGCTTTGCAAGACTCTAAAGGAAAAGGGCATCGCCCCGGTCGCGCTCGGTTCCAAGAGCCGCTGGCCGGCGCAGTTCTGGTTCGATTACCTGCTGCTGCGCACCGCCGGTCCCGAGTATCGGGCCAAGCTGATGAAAGGTGAGGCGTCCTATGATGACGCGGAAGTCGTATTAGCGATGTCTCTCTGGAAGGACCTTCTCGATCAGGGCTTCTTTGTGGAGAATGCCAATGCGGACGATTGGACGGACGCCGCCGACAAGGTAGCTCGTGGCGACGCAGCGATGACCCTGATGGGTACCTGGATCACCGGCTACTGGAATGGCGTCGGCCTTGTTCCAGGCCAAGACTACGACTTCTTTCCGTTCCCGAAGATCAAGGACGGTATTCCGAATGCCGCGGTCGGACCTGTCGACGGTCTGGTCGTTTCTGCTAACGCCGCCAATCCGGAGGGAGCAGAGAAATTCCTGGCATTCATGATGTCGAACGCCGATGTCCAGGCGAAATGGGCTGAAGCGCAGGGCGCGCTTTCGGCCAATGTCAATGTCGACCCCAAGACCTATAACAGCGTCATGCAGGGGGCGGCCAAGACTGTTGCCGAAGCTGAAGCCTTCGCCTTCAACTACGATCTTGCCACGGCACCGCCTGTTGCAGAAGTCGGTCTTTCGATGTTCACGCGCTTCATCGACGATCCGTCCAAGCTGGACGATATCCTAAAGGCTGTGGCCGCCGATGCGAAGACGGCTTTCAAGCAGTAG
- a CDS encoding carbohydrate ABC transporter permease: MMERHNNLWRIALLAPPLSVFAVFVIWPLFSSFFYSVTNWNGFGANYDFVGLDNFSKIFTDKLFMNAAINTTIWMVAAIVVPTLFGLGLALLLDGKVPGGRAFKTVFYLPICLSAVIVGQIWIWIYQPDWGLLNTVLSNITGEKMRYAWLAKPDTALGSVILAWSWQQTGLSMVIYLAGLTAVPEDLLEVCEIEGAKLWQRIVFVVLPLLTPSTVVVIALSVINSLKGFDILYIMTGGGPFNSSDTLAMHMYNESFRKYLMGYGSAISVVLFLIALTIIGIYFRQLKKVDRIYG; encoded by the coding sequence ATGATGGAGCGGCATAACAACTTGTGGCGCATTGCGCTGCTGGCACCGCCATTGTCCGTCTTCGCCGTCTTCGTGATCTGGCCGCTGTTCAGTTCCTTCTTCTACAGCGTGACGAACTGGAACGGCTTCGGTGCCAACTACGATTTTGTGGGCCTCGACAACTTCAGCAAGATCTTTACCGACAAGCTATTCATGAACGCGGCCATTAACACGACGATCTGGATGGTTGCAGCGATCGTGGTGCCGACGCTGTTTGGGCTCGGGCTCGCGCTGTTGCTAGATGGCAAAGTTCCGGGCGGTCGCGCCTTCAAGACGGTGTTCTACCTGCCGATCTGCCTGTCAGCCGTTATCGTGGGGCAGATCTGGATATGGATCTACCAGCCAGACTGGGGCCTGCTCAACACGGTGCTCTCCAATATCACTGGCGAGAAGATGCGCTATGCCTGGCTGGCTAAGCCGGATACGGCGCTCGGATCTGTGATACTTGCCTGGTCCTGGCAACAGACCGGCCTTTCCATGGTGATTTATCTTGCCGGACTAACGGCGGTTCCGGAGGATCTCCTGGAGGTTTGTGAGATTGAGGGCGCGAAACTCTGGCAACGCATCGTCTTCGTTGTCCTGCCACTGCTCACTCCGTCCACCGTCGTCGTCATCGCCCTTTCGGTGATTAATTCGCTCAAGGGCTTTGATATCCTTTACATCATGACCGGCGGCGGACCGTTCAACAGCTCCGACACCCTTGCCATGCACATGTACAACGAGTCCTTCCGCAAATATTTGATGGGATACGGCAGTGCCATTTCCGTCGTGCTGTTTCTAATCGCACTCACGATCATCGGCATTTATTTTCGCCAACTTAAGAAGGTGGACCGGATCTATGGCTAA